A segment of the Caloenas nicobarica isolate bCalNic1 chromosome 12, bCalNic1.hap1, whole genome shotgun sequence genome:
GGAGTGAGTACCTCAGCCCAGCTGTTGGTGAGGCTTGGGGTCCCAAGGAGACTACGTGCCATGCAGCCTCCTGACTGCTCCCTCCGTTGCAGCTGCACTGATCACGGTCATCTGCGTGGTCCTGACCCTCAAGGTGACTGCGCTGAAGGATGCCAGCGTGGGCTGGATCACGGCTCTGGTACTGCTCCTTGTGGCTCTGCTCATTCCCACCATCATCGTTTGGAGGCAGCCGCAGAGCGATGCACGGTTGAATTTCAAAGTGAGTGCAGCCCCCTACAGCCTAGTGTCTGCACCCCCATGGGCCCCTGGCAGGGTCCGGGCCACTGCAGGGTCTGCCAGGACTCACTGTCAAGCAGTCACCGTCCAGGAAAGCCCAGGTTCCTGAGACGTGGCTCTCCAAGGTGCAGTCCCCAGCAGGGAAGTGCCAAGCTGctctctgggctgtgggagCCCTCTGTGGCCAGGCGCATCCTCGAGCCTGGCTGCAACCCTCAAGGCACAGCTGACATGGCATCTCTTGTCCCTCTCAGGTACCTTTCCTCCCACTCCTGCCAATCTTCAGCATGTTTGTTAACATCCTGCTGATGGTACAGCTGAGTGCTGGCACCTGGGTACGGTTTGCCATCTGGATGGCTGTGGGTAAGTGTCCTGCAGAGGGGAACGTGGTACTCACAGGGTCTCCCCTGGGGGGCTGTTGCCCAGGGTGGCAGCCCACTGCTGTGCATTTCAGTGGGGAAACTGTCCTGCAGGTTTTATGATTTACTTCGGCTATGGGATTCGGAATAGCGTGGAAGGGAAAAATGCAGAGGAACCCTGCACCACAGTAGAAAAGCCTCTGCACCACCCTGGAGTGGACCGtggccccagcactgctgcGATCTGAGGGACTGGGCACCAGCACTCTGTGAACCTCTGCCAGTATTCCCACTCGGGGACAAGGTCATGATCCACATGGTACATCCATCCCATCCCGCAGGGAGCAAGTCCCAGGGTCAGGACACGGAGCCAGGCTATGCGCTGCCCTTTCCCCTCGCAGAGCAGTGGTCACAGAGACACgtccccaggctggttgggAGCCCTGGTGGCCCGGGGCTGATCTCTCATCCCCCAACCCTGCCAAGTGGCAGTGACACCAGCATGGCCCTCCCATCATGGAAGATACTgtcagaaatgctgctttccctgtgcaCAAGAGTTCCCATGTGATGGTGCAGCTGTATTTGTTCCGTCTGTCCATGTGGCTGTGGTCACCACCTCCTCTTTGTGCTTTCCAAGCACCAGGTGTGTACATGGCAGCTATGACTGGAGCCTTGCGATGAGGCTTGCGTCTTGTTCTGGTACTGCCAGCAGCCCAGTGCTCCTTGACAGCACAGGGCTCAGCTGGCCAAAACCCAATTTGTGCCTGGGATTCGCATCCCACACTGAGCCCTGTGCTGTCCTGGCAATGCTGCTTGGTGTGAGCGTCTCCCTTGGTTGTCTGTGAAGATGTCCACAGTGTAACCACATCAGTGTCCAACCTTGTATGCTTTTGTATAGTTGGTATTTTAACATTGACTTTTATACTTACTAAACTAAATGTCTTTTAAGTGCTTGGCTCTGTTGGTCCTGCTGCATCTTGTGTTAATGCCCTGTGGTCACAGACCCCACGTGTTGCCGGGCCGGGTGCCAGGCTGGTGCCAGTGCAGGGCAGGGcttggctgtgctgggtgagctcccTACCCCAAAACTGCCATCTGGAGCCACCAGCCCTCACACTGTCCCCAGGGACCGTGAGCCAGGAACCATGGAACAGCGCTCCAGGCCAGCTGTGGGCAGGACACCAGCCTGCCATGGCTCTGCTGCATGGGACTGTGTTACCAGGTCtcagggcagcagctccagttAAGTCCTTGGAAATACCTCGAGGCTCCAGCAATGGCCTGTGGAAGAAGTGTGgccaggagctgggctgcaTCCCCTTGAGAAGATGATGATTTCCCCAATTCTGGTCTGGTCTAAATCAGCCCTGACagattattttgcaaaataaactaatttaGGGCAGATGGATCTTGCATGGTTTTCGCATCTATTTCCTGGCAGTGGAGCACGGTCAGTGCACGTTCAGCAGTGAGGGCCCCCACACCATCAGGTCTGCTTGGCccctgggctggagctgagccccgccccagggctgtgtctgGGGGGACGGTGCTGCAGCACCTGCTCCGGCCCCACGCTGAGcactgcctgtcctgctgccctgggccagagtgccCTGCCAaagcctccagctccagccctcagGTGCAGCTGACTCCTGGCACTGGCTCCTTGCAGGTGCTTCCAGCTCTCTGGGCCACGCCAGTGGCTCAGTGTGCTGCACTGGGTCCCACCACCCTGTCTGGTGGGTATCTTCTGGCTGGTGGCAGCACATGAGGCCCTGCTGAGCCCGcagtccccccagcacccatgcaCTTGGGTTCAGGTGCTGTTGCCCAAGCCTAGCAGGCAACGGGGCAGTGATAACGGCTGCAGCTCTCACCCCCTGGCTtggcactgctgcagcctcccatGCCTTTCTTtgtgcccatgtccccatgcatgtgtgcatgtcCACACCCGTGGCTGTGTGTGGGTCTGTTCGTGCCCATGGGCATGTGTGTGCCTGGCTCCAGGCCATCCCACTGAGCACTGATGTCCCATCCTGGGCACCCATTGGGACTGGCAGAGCTCCGGACATGGAGCAGGGTACTGGAAGCCCTGGGCAGCTCCCACTGGGACAGCCCAGCAGGGAAGCAGCTGTCTGGCAACCCCCAGTCCGTGCCGGTGTGGTGGGCTGGTGCCATCCCGCCATGGGtgcaggtgctggagggagCACAGCAGCCCTGTCCACCCCCgtgccctgtgctgggcacccTGCCCTTGGCTGCCTGCCCGGGggggggctgccccagccccgggacTCTGCATCCTTCTGCCATCTGCCTCCTTCTGCCCCAcctcagctggcagagctgccaagGATGGCACTGCATCCTCCGCCAGGCAGTGCCTCTGCCTTTCCCAGGCCCCGCTGGCATTATTGTACACCTCGGTGTATCAGTTGGTGGGTGAATAACACCCAGCCTGAGCCCCAGCATGTTGCTGGCACAAGGGAGCAGCCCGTGCTGCTGCTGCGCCAGCCTGCGTGTGGGCTGCTGAGATGCTGTGAGAGCAACCCGGGGCTCCATCGTGCAGAGAGGGGCCCGGATGGAAGCGTGTTCCTGGGTGAAGGCTGCCAGgtggtgggggctgcagggtgtgCTTTCCCCTCCTGTGCCAGTCTGGAAGGGGCCATTTTCGGGTTtgagaaaatgcagcaaaaagcACAGCCTGGCTTTGCCACTGAGGGGCCTGGTCCCCAGCCTTGCACGCAGCTGCTTGTAGTTTGCCTCGTCAGCCAGGGAGTTTCCACCCAAATTCAGAGCACAGGCTCTGTTCCTGCCTGCCGCCCGGCCATGGGCCTCCCtgaggcagcaccagccccagcgGAGCGGCTGGCAGAGCCCCAGAGGGAACCAAACAAGCTTGGAGCTGCTCCCCTGACTGTGCCTCTGCTGCAGCACGGGTGCCAGGCAGACCGGGCACAAGCGTGGGCaggagtgtgggcagcagggagggctggCTCCTGTTTCAGTGCTGTCTCGCTGGCTGTAGTGCCATGAGGGCTGCTCAGACAGGCCCCCTTGGGAGCTCCAGCCAGGGCTTGGTTTGCGGTTCCCCTCTTGTGATCCCACCTGGATTTAAAGGGGAGCTGGAGGGCTGTTTGCTCTGGCTGTGTTTGGCCCCAGCCATGCTGAGGGGCAGGCAGTTGGGGCAGCACTGCTGTGATGACGTGCTCTGGTCGTGGGCCATGCTGTGGATGCAGCACGGGTGGGTCAGGGGGTGCAAAGAGCTAGTGGGTCTCAGGCCCTCTCCCCACTTGGCTCCAGCCCATCCCCTGTGACTTTCATAACCCCACGCACTGCCACATGTCTGGTGCAGACCCTGGCTGCCTTCAGGGGACACAGAACTTTCCCGGTGGAGGTGGCATCGAAGCAGCTCTCTCTGTGCACCAGCTGCTTGCTGAGGAAGAGCCTTTTTTGAGGCTGCCGAGAGGAGCCCATGTGGCTACACAGGCTTGGGAcaggatggagatggagggcTGTGTCGCTGAGCGGTTGGAAGGAGAGCTGGCACTACCAAACCTGGCCCCTGCACTGCTCCCCTGCCAGAACAAGGATGGCCCTGGCACGTGGATATAGCAGcagattaaattttaaattggGTACAATGATCCGTTTAGGAGTTAAAATAGGCTGGCTGGTCTGCACTGCCCTGTGACATCAAATACTTCAACCCAAGGAGTTAATGTGCATTCTTCTTCCCTGCAGCACCAGCGAGCAGGTACTGTCAGatcctcctccccacaggtggCTGGTGGAGtggagctgtggcagctgctcaCTGGGACGCATCCATCAGCAGGGCTCTAGCCTTGGAATCTGGGGAATAcaccctggggcagggggggttACTGGTGCAACGGAGCAAACTCATCAGCTCATGGTATTTCTGCAGCAATCTTGGGTTGCACTGCAGGGCCCCACTCTCCAGGAGAGCTCCAGGAGAGCAAAGCCAGTGCTGGGTGAGATTCTTATCTCTCCTTACTCACCCAGCTCCAGGCAGGTCCCAGCCTTTCTACTTTCTGTGGTTAACGGCTTAAGTATACGTGACCCAGTAGACGGTAGGAGGCTGTGAGTGCCTGATAATCCTCCCGGCCCTGAGCCGTGGCAGGTGGCCCAGCTCTCTAATCATGCAGACTTAAGGCtctctttgctttgcctttgcaGGTCTGGCACGATGACTTGCTGCCAGGTGGTTGCTCTTCTCTTGCTCTCCTTTCTTCCCAGTGCTGCAGCTGGTAGCCTAGTTCCCGCTCCTGTTCCCCAGTCTGTGCTGCAACTCACCAAAGGGAGCTGACAACACGCTGCAACGACACCTGCACCCAGCTGGAGTCTGCCCTGGTCCCTGAGGACTTCCAGAAATAACTCTTACGAGATGGTTTATCCCAATGGCACCCGTACCCTCACCATGGTGGAAGTGAGTCTCCGGGTAAGTGGTGCAGAGAAGAGACAGTGGAAGTGGCATGTGTGACGCAAGTGGCAGATTTCTGGCACAGACAGGTGGTTTTCCATCAGCGGAAACCACTTGCCGATGAACTCTCTGCCACTGTCAGGATCTCCACGGGCTGCATGgctgtaatggtgtctgagcAGCACATCCTCACTGCTGCCCACTGTGTTCATGATAGCAAAGAGTACGTGAAGGGGGCCAAGAAGATCAAGCTGGGGTTCCTGACGCTGGCGCAGGCAatgggatggggacggggaggCTGGTGATGCGCTGGGCTTGGGTCCGGCACATGCAGGCACCCGTGGACTGGATCCAGGTCCCCAAATAGGTCAGTATGGACTCCAGCTATGCTTTTCTGGAGCTGAGCAGGCCACACTAGTGCCCACACATGAAGCTGAtggcagctctggcagtggataAAATGGCTGGGAAGAAGATTCATTTCTCAGGGTTTGACAGTGACCAGCCAGGTGAGTTGATCTACTGCTTCTGTGGGGTGGAGGATGAGATGGTCCATCTCATCTACTAGCACTGCGATGCCAGGCCGGGTGCATCCAGCTTCAGGGTGTTTGGCAAAGTGTGGAATCCCATATGACACAAATGGGAGAGGAAGCTGATCAGGGTCTTCTGAGGGCACCAGTGGCTGGAAGCGGCTGGGAGACACCACAATTGTAATGTTGCCATTCATCTGACAGCTCTGAAGTTTGCTCAGGTTTATCACAGATTCAAAGGGGACTATAAAAGCTGAACACTCACACTGAATGAGAACCGCAGCCtgcctcttcccctccccagtgTAGATAGCTTTGACTGTGGTGTTCCTGAGTGAGAGTGTGGCCGAGAAGCCTGAGAAGGAGCAACATTTCCTGGCAAAACTGCTCCACTTTATTCTGTTCTCTGTCTCCACAGATCACAAGGAATCCAGCAGAAACTCACTGGAATCCAAGTCCTGGTGCCCTAGGAAGCCTGAAGGGTGGTTTAAGCTCCTTTGTTTGGTGTTGGAATGAACTCAGCATCAGGGGTCTTTGCAGAAAAGAGCTTGCCTGTCGGTCAGGGAACACGGCCTCTGCTTCCAGCACGTTAACAGCTCACAACCTGGAGAGACAGCCACATGTTTGCTGCTAAGCTGTACCTGGTTTCTCTTGGGTCTCATCAGGTCTCTCATTCCATTGGCTGTGCTGACCAGCTTGGTGCTGCCCCAGCAACGAGAGGACAAAGCGCTTTCTCTCTTAATATAGGACCTTTGTGTGCTGATGAAAGGTGTCTGAAAGGCAGCCGGGGAGCCTGAGTCTTGTGGGCACAGAGCGTGCCATGGCCAGGAGCCTGGCCAGGGCAGGAGAGGCTGCTCCAGGACCCTGGCAGCCACTGTGCTTGGGAACGCTCTTGGCAAGGACATCTCTTCTGACTGATGCAGCATAGTGCCATGTGGGTACCTACACATGGCAGCACGGGCCACGGGCTGGGAGCACCTACTGACTTGTAAACTTTCTCATCTCTCTTTGGTTCTGTCTGGGATTGCTGTAGGAGGAAGGGATCCTGACATCTGCTGCAGCTGTAGTATTTGAGATGGGTTCTTTTAGGCAAATACATGTATTTGTAAAAAAGTCTGCACAAATCTCTTTGCAAAGGTTATGTTGAAAGAGGAAAGGTGCATAGATTGCTAGCCCTGGTTTGGGACTCGCTGAAGGAGACACTCTTCCTTCAGACTGAAGTGAATGCGACAGGGAGATCTGTGTAGAGCTGAAATCACAGTATCTTGCAAAAATAGGGACTGATGCCTTCTGCAGTCATAAAACAGCCCAGGCACCTGGCTGAACAGATCTCTGCATGTTCTGTTACACACATAGGACTGGTGTGTCCAATTGGCCACACCAGGCTCTTCCAGGAACAAATGGAAAGCTTGCCTTATGTTTCCCTACCTCATACACAAGAGATTCCTTTGCTAATCCTAGAGTTTCATGGCTGATATCTCTCCCTGTCTTCCCTAAGTTTTCCCATGCCCAGGCAATTATTCCCTCTGTAATTCATACTCTCCATGAGGGACCTcatgctgatgctgctttgccAGGCTGGACAGATGCCTGCTTGTATTTTTTGCTCTTAAGTCAAATGTCCTGCTCCTTTTCACTGCATGTCAGGGGCAGCCACTTCACAGGCTTCTCAAAGCTGTCATTGCTCAAACCTGCTGAAGACTAAACACACAGTTCCTTTAAGACCTGTGACAGTTATACAGGCACAGCGACCtgacttgaaaaacaaacaggtaGGAGACATTTCAACAAACGAAATATAACAACCCTCCTCCCCCCAGTTGTCAAGACTTCAGGGTAATGTGAGTGTTAAACTAATTTAAATTGTATGTCTGGTCTGCAGATGGGTGTGAAACAGTTTCTATTATCTTGGATGAGATAATGCATGAAAAATCACGATTACACATTATTGGGCAGGGACCAGCTGCTATTATTTACAtaatagaaacaaaatttaCAGACAGAATTTAACTTGTTCAATGGAATCACCTGCCATAGCTGAGAGGTTCTTTGGGACAGATCAGAAAGGATTTTCAACTCCTCTGCTCTCTTGTTTAAGAACAGGTTAGAGAGTGTCAGCCATGCTCTTCTTAAAATGGGAAGAAAGCCTGTCATAAACACAGAGGAGTTCCTGGTTCCCTCCTCTCCGAAATGCGGAGTGggcctttgctttgctttataCACTCCTCTGATTGTGGAAGAGGTGACAGAATAGAGAAAGTTCTCCTAGAACCTACCAATGTGAAACATAAGGCTTGTCGTATTCAGAGCAGCCGTTCACTTTATAAGCAACTTCCTTCTGACATCAGCCATCAGCCATCAGCTATTGCAAAAccgaagaggaagaaaaggcagcacCAAGGtggaagctgaaagaaaaacagcgAAATTTGCACCCCTTTTTAGTGTCCATCTTTGTTTGCAAGTGACAGCAGCTTTAACACACAACAGGAGATGTTGCCCCCCAGTTTGTGTGATAGAGCAAGTGGTTTTGATGCGCAAACTGCAACAGGTACAGGACTCGCTGTTGTAGTaggttgaccctggctggacaccaggtgcccaccaagctgctctatcactcccctcctcagcagcaCTGCGGGCAGGAAATAAGATGGAGAAGAACTCACACCCTGCCCCTCATGGACCAGCCTCCTCAGGGCACATTTCTGTATCACCTCACCCAAAAGTTGTCTTCTCTTACACCAGATGACACCAGATTCCACAAACCCTGTAATATGCCCAAAGTGTTAATTAGTAGTATTAAACGGCTCATGTAAGGGTGAACAAAGACCTTGGGAACCTGCATAATATAACCACCCACATCAATCCCAGGTAGGAAGGAGGAGACGTATTCCCTCATCCTCTCTGCCAGACAGCTCGCTCAGCAGAGGCCATGAACGCCAGCACAAAGCACACAGCCACTGCTTGTACTAACATGTTCCCAAGCTCGGCAAAATACAGATATGCAGTACAGCCAATAAACCACATGACCAGCACAGAAGCTTGCTACTTAGTAACTAGTATAGCCATAGCATGCTTAATACAACATTGCCCTTGGCTCGTGTCCCACCTTGGGTGCCAAAAGGGACTGTagtgggttgaccttggctggctgaCAGGTGCCCCCCAGGCTGCTCTTGTCACTCTCCTCCTCAGCAGGAGtgggagagaaaataagatggaaatcatgggtcaagataaaggcagtttaatacAGCAAAAGCAAGGCCATGTGCAGAAGTAAACGAAAccaaaaaatttatttattatttcctgtCAGCAGATGTGCAGCCACTTCCTGGGAAGTAGGGCTTTAGTAGGCACAGCGGTTGCTCTAGAAGACAAATGTTGTAATAACAAATGCCATCCCCATCCCCCCTCCTTTCtcttagcttttattgctgagcagatatatggtatggaatatccctttggtcagctggggtcagctgtcctggatcTGCCCCCTCCCAAGAtcttgcccacccccagcctactaATGAGGGGGGAATGTTGGAGACAGCCTTTATTTGAGATACTGCTCAGCAGAAGCCAAATCtctggtgtgttatcaacacctTCCAGCTATCAACACACAGCACGGCGCTATGAGGGCTGCTAGGGGGATAATAACTCCAACTCAGCCAGATCCAATACaactgtttatttaaaaaattaaaataaacttttaacaAATCACACCAAACAGTGAGGATCTGAAAAGCCAGGCAGAACTGGGGGCATCATAAAGAGAAATGCTCTGCAGGCCCTGACCAACCCAAGGGTTAAATGCGGAAATAAGCACCTCCAAGTGGATGACAAGGCCTTGTTCCACTTCTCTCATCCAAAGAGCAATACTGCTTTGTAAGCAGATGAGGTTGTAAATTAGAAACCTGAATGTCTTGTGCATCCTCACAAGATGCGCAGACACCTGGAGGGCTCCAATGGCGGTAAGCTTTTAAGAAGTTCTGTTTGAGAGCAACCATGGCTGTGGTTGCAGCTTGGAGAAAGTCACCTGCTTAGCTGCAACATGAAGAGTATGGCATAGCACAAGGTTTGTGTGAAACGCTGCATTTCTTCTTATCCAGAATCCTGCAGAGCtgtccatttttctttcccttgttgCCCTGTATCAGTGCAGAACATCCTCTCTAGCccagaaggaaagggaatgaatACATGTATATCCACAGTCTAAGGAGGATCACCTTTTTGCTGGAACTTGGATCTCACTCCCTATCCCGATCCTAAATGCGAGAACAGGGCTAGCTCTGGAAGGACAGAGGCCTCTACAAGCTAGGACCCATGAGGAAATTAATAGATCGCAGGCTGATGATTTGCCTTCTGCATCTGAATGATCTTGCCAAAGCCACCTCTTCCCACATCGTAGTCTGTCCGGTACTCATCTCGCACCTGGGGCACAGCAGTAACACAGATATTAGTACTCTGCACTGCCTAGACTTCAGAATCATCACCCCCTCCTTGCTCAGTTGGTGGGGAACTGAAGTTCAGGTTAGAAACACTTTGACTCCTTTAAAATCTGTTCAAATAAGCCACAAAAAAGGTGGTGAAAATTACAAATGAGGATATATGTGATGGCTGAGGTCTTTTTACACAGGAGGCAAAGAAGACCCCAAAACACTTCCATTCAGCTTTGCAGTCCGGCCTTCTGAATTGCCAGGCATGGCCTCCAGAATATTTTCTCCCCTCTACCCTGGAAACCTGCAAAGGAACCTCACACCTTCGTGCTGGGGCAAATGGCTGCATTATGAGATTGGCCTAGCAGCTACACTGGCCCCCTCCATTCAAATTCTGCGTCATGTTAGGAATACTAGCTTGGATTAGGGAAGATTCTGTGCATTGTGGAAGTCTGGAATCCCTGACAGAAATGGCCTTCAGTTCTGTTTCTAGCTTTTAACACCAGGCATCAGTTACCGAAACAACCTGGGGGTGGCTGAAGTTCATTATCAGCTCTTTACAGTCTACACATTGCTCTGCATGggacaaaagcagcaaagcagaacacAATCTTAGGGGGATGAAATTCAAGGTATGAACCGGTATTGCCTTTACCTGTCCTCCAGTCTTTCCTCTTCCATATTGTCGCCCCTCCTTAAACCCTGCATCCCAGTCAGTTCGAATGATGCGGTCATCTAGCCGTGTGCCATTGATAAATCGCATTGCGTGTTCAGCATCTGCTCTTGTGTAGTACCTGAAGCATACTATAAGGAGAACTAAGCGTGTTATAAGGAGAACTATTGCATCTGAGAAGTAGAAAAACTCTGCCTCCCAGCCTTTTCTACTCTTCCTGCTTTATCTATAGGATCAAAAACTGTGCTTATATAAACCCAAGCTAAAAATAGTTCCCAGACAGGATTCTGAACTTTAATGTTAGTACCTGCGCAGACAAGAAGTCGCTTTGGATCACTTATTTCAGCAGTAAACAAACATGTTAATACCCTGCTAAGGGCCAGAAATCTATCATGTGCCTTTTTTATGTGAAACTTGACTCAGTTTGAACAAGAGGCGCAGGCCTCACAGGAGAGCTTTGTGAAGACAGCTCATAGTACAACTTGTACAAGTGTGTACCCTGTGCTTGGGAATACCGCCAATGCTTATTCTGCTGCTTCATTCAGATGTAAAGTTAAGGTGAGAAAGTGAACACGTGCTCTGGCCAGGCAAGAGGTCAGACTGACGATTGTAACAGTTCTTATTTTGGCCCTAAAATCATTAAAGAAATTAACAAATTAAAGGAACTTTCTGCCTTCTccagcaagcacagcagcagtaaCACTTTTCACCTACAGCACCACTGTACAGTGTGTCTCTCAATTAAGATGGTGGTGGGGAAGCAGCAAGGTTGGAAGGGAAGCACCTGGTAGACAGCACTTGACAATCTTataaggagcagctgaaggagttggggctgttcagcctggagaaaaataggctgagaggagaccttattgctctctacagctacctgaaaggagggtgttagtctcctctcccaagtagcaagtgataggacaagaggaaatggcctcacaTTGCaacagggaaggttcagattggatattaggaaaaaaatttattcatggaaagggttgtcaagcattggaacaggctgcccagggaagtgctggagtcaccatccccggaggggtttaaaaggcgtttagacgaggttcttagggacgtggtttagtgccagagttaggttatggttggactctgtgatcttgagggtctcttccaaccaaaatgattctgtgactatCGCTCCTTGTCAGGTTTTCCACAGCAGTACAGCTGGGCTTGCCGTGCAGTGAGGAACTAAAGGTGGCAACCGCACACGGGCTGGCAGTAGCAGGGAACCAGAAAGGATACTCGACAAAGCAGAAGCCACAGGGGGTTTTCTTGATCTTGTCCAGCCCCATGACGATCCTCTTGACATCCCCGCACTTGGAGAAGAGCTCCTGGATCTGTTCCTCGGTGGTGTAGAAGGACAAGTTGCCAACGTACAGCGTAGAGGAAATCTTCAGGGatttctcctgcagctgcttgctACCCTAAGGGCAGAGAGGAGCGGGCAGCGGGGTTAGCACTCCTGCCGCCGCGGCGGGCACCTCCCGCTCGCCCGGCCTTGCTGCGGGCCCCGCCCGCCCTGTCAGAGGCCGCTCCACCCCCGCCctgcccgggccccgccgcccacACCCCCGCGCCTCAGGCCCGGGCGCACCCGGAAGTGCTGGTCGCGGTACTGGCTGATCTCGCAGTAGGAGTCGCTGTTGAGCCCGCTCAGCGTCGTGTGGAGCAGCCCCGACATCTCGCCTGCGCCCGGCCGGGCCCCGTTCCCGGGATCCTTCCAGAACGGCCGCGGCGCCCACCGGACGGCGAGCGGGGGAGCCGGTCCGCCGCGCCATCCGACTGGCCCCGGCGCCTGTCACTCGAGGCGGGGAGGCGGGGCGGTAGCGCCGGACACCCAATCGGCGTGCGGAACCACCGCCAGCGTTGGGTTGGGTCCGGCCGTGGCGCCGGGCCCGGCATGCTCCGCGGCGGCGCGCATGCGCAGcggcgccgggcccggccctgGGTCACCTCAGAGCGGCGCTGAGGGGCGGCCCCGCCATGGCGGGAGCGCGTCTGGTGGCGGTGGAAGGTGCCGTCCGCTGCGGGGCCAGGGCTGCCTCCCCTGGGAGCCCGGGTTGTGTCTCACGCCCCCTCTCGTCCTGTCTTGCAGGGCTGGTGCGGGAGCTGCTGAGGGAAGAGGCCCCGTCCCGCATCGCCGCCCTCACCGAGCAGCTCTTCCAGGCGGCGGGCAACATCTCTGAggagggcgggggggcggcTGAGGTTGAGCTCCGGCCTCCCGGCCCGGGGCCCCTCTCTGAGCCGCCTGAGGAAACGGGGGCTTCGTGTGTTACAACCCCCGCGGCAGCACTCGCCAAGGTTGGTGGCCGTGGCTcccgcagctctgccagcccctggCCTCATCCAGCCCCTGGCCTCATCCAGCCCCTCCTCTCAGGCCTAGTGTGTAACTTCAGCACTGTTGGGATCTAAGGACAACAGTTTATtagtttttcatcttttaacCCAGTCGAGCGAAAGTCCAAAATAAAGTGGAAGACACTACGTTTAAGAAGTCAAAGCAAAATATTGATCCAAAAAGTATGCATCAGAATGGGAAAAGTTACTGGTGTCTTAG
Coding sequences within it:
- the LOC135993494 gene encoding nuclear cap-binding protein subunit 2, which encodes MSGLLHTTLSGLNSDSYCEISQYRDQHFRGSKQLQEKSLKISSTLYVGNLSFYTTEEQIQELFSKCGDVKRIVMGLDKIKKTPCGFCFVEYYTRADAEHAMRFINGTRLDDRIIRTDWDAGFKEGRQYGRGKTGGQVRDEYRTDYDVGRGGFGKIIQMQKANHQPAIY